Part of the Penicillium digitatum chromosome 4, complete sequence genome is shown below.
CCCGCTCGGGAGACTCGAACAACTCGCGAAGCTCAAGAACATCGGAAAGAGCTGCACACATAGGCATACACAGCATAAGAACAGATGAGCTGTGTTCCAAGCGCTTGTCCCAGTGGGGATGTTGTAGCCAATAGAGAAACCTTCCGGGTCAACTCTAAGAAAGTATAGATCGGGGCCAACACAAAGATGAACACCATTTGATATGATATGCATTGATCTCAATCGCCAGTTACCAAATTATAAGTGCCTATGTTCTGTGTGCATAACTCCACTACCAGGCTGTCATACCACCATCGACCCGAATGTCTGCAGCAGTGATATAGGAGCTCTCATCTGAAGCAAGAAAGCTAGCAACAGCCGCAATCTCTTCTGGCTGACCGATGCGGCCAACCATGATCTTCTGTGTCATTTCTGAGGCCCATTCAGGGTTCTCAAGCAAAGACGTGGTTTGCAGAGTCTGGATAAGACCTGGTGAGATCGAATTGGCCCGGATACCGTGCGCACGCCCTTCCATGGCCAATTGGCGTGTCATGGAAATAACCCCAGCTTTCGCAGCTGTGTGGGCGATACCAGGCACTGAACGAATCGCAATCCAACCGTTGGCAGAGCCAACGTTGATAATGGAGGCACCGGACTCCTTCAGGTACGGCCATGCAACACGAGTCAACAGGTAGACGAGGCTTAACTCCTGGTCAATTGTTTTGTACCAGTCATCATCCTTGCCGTCGTCGAGCCAGCTCATATGA
Proteins encoded:
- a CDS encoding Short-chain dehydrogenase/reductase SDR codes for the protein MAPRLLNKICLITGTGGSMGRAAALKFAQEGAKIVGCDINTVTDAATIEAVRGLGGEMISMSSCDLTKRENCEQLVDLAIRTYGRIDVLYNNAGIVHMSWLDDGKDDDWYKTIDQELSLVYLLTRVAWPYLKESGASIINVGSANGWIAIRSVPGIAHTAAKAGVISMTRQLAMEGRAHGIRANSISPGLIQTLQTTSLLENPEWASEMTQKIMVGRIGQPEEIAAVASFLASDESSYITAADIRVDGGMTAW